A single region of the Nocardioides aquaticus genome encodes:
- a CDS encoding tyrosine-type recombinase/integrase, producing MARPPLPIGSWGNVSITKQARGGFIASARFRDTDGVTRVVTANGTTANKASNALKVKLTQRAAPAGDGVLSRESTVANLADLWLEEVKAGGSIRESTYDGYKAIVERRIRKPLGALRLREASVGRLDAHVKKISNDLGKPTEARHTKTVLGMMFDLAVRHDVLLANPARSVTKVSRPKNEVQVLDGAGVREVYELIGAWSNRQRTGPKTNADLAHVVALHLATGCRIGEVLALRWSEVVEDADGMWVTVTGTVIQPRKGSLYRQDLPKTETGFRRLLLPDWAAEVLRLRRDQARETELDGIFLTRNDTWVSPNNLRRQWRAARKGSDLEWVTPRTFRKTVATTVRDTSSKDEAQVQLGHVPGSKVTDQHYLRRIVKGPNLGTALDDFAPPPEDEQTA from the coding sequence ATGGCCCGCCCGCCCCTCCCCATCGGCTCCTGGGGCAACGTCAGCATCACCAAGCAGGCCCGCGGCGGCTTCATCGCCTCGGCCCGGTTCCGTGACACCGACGGCGTCACGCGCGTCGTGACCGCCAACGGCACCACCGCCAACAAGGCCAGCAACGCCCTCAAGGTGAAGCTCACCCAGCGTGCCGCTCCCGCCGGTGACGGTGTGCTGAGCAGGGAGTCCACCGTCGCCAACCTGGCCGACCTGTGGCTCGAGGAGGTCAAGGCCGGCGGCAGCATCCGCGAGTCCACCTACGACGGCTACAAGGCCATCGTCGAGCGCCGCATCCGCAAGCCCCTCGGTGCACTACGGCTCCGTGAGGCGTCCGTCGGACGTCTGGACGCCCACGTCAAGAAGATCAGCAACGACCTGGGCAAGCCCACCGAGGCCCGGCACACCAAGACCGTCCTCGGGATGATGTTCGACCTGGCAGTCCGCCACGACGTCCTCTTGGCCAACCCGGCCCGGTCCGTGACGAAGGTGTCCCGACCGAAGAACGAGGTGCAAGTTCTCGACGGCGCCGGCGTCCGTGAGGTCTACGAGCTCATCGGCGCCTGGTCGAACCGTCAGAGAACCGGACCGAAGACCAACGCTGACCTCGCCCACGTCGTCGCCCTGCACCTGGCCACCGGGTGCCGCATCGGTGAGGTGTTGGCTCTGCGGTGGTCCGAGGTTGTCGAGGATGCCGACGGCATGTGGGTGACGGTGACCGGGACCGTCATCCAGCCCCGCAAGGGCAGCCTCTACCGACAGGACCTCCCGAAGACCGAGACCGGGTTCCGCCGGCTGCTCCTGCCCGACTGGGCCGCGGAGGTGCTCCGGCTGCGACGCGACCAGGCTCGGGAGACCGAGCTGGACGGCATCTTCCTGACCCGGAACGACACCTGGGTCAGCCCGAACAACCTGCGCCGGCAGTGGCGTGCGGCCCGGAAGGGCTCAGACCTCGAGTGGGTCACGCCCCGGACCTTCCGCAAGACCGTGGCCACGACGGTCCGCGATACCTCGTCGAAGGACGAGGCGCAGGTCCAGCTCGGCCACGTGCCGGGCTCGAAGGTCACCGACCAGCACTACTTGCGACGCATCGTGAAGGGTCCGAACCTCGGGACGGCCCTAGATGACTTCGCTCCACCGCCGGAGGACGAGCAGACCGCCTGA